Within Dermacentor albipictus isolate Rhodes 1998 colony chromosome 3, USDA_Dalb.pri_finalv2, whole genome shotgun sequence, the genomic segment aacctcggctgtcctgacatactctcagcccgcacacGACACCTCAGTGTTTTAAAGAGTTTACTTTGGTATAGTTGGACACCTGCATCCCAGCATCAGCCAACACAttcttttttgagctcaagctccttcaaaactgcggcagcacgcttcctttcccgttcattcctcaatacATAGGTTCTTTCTGtccttgtcctccttccgccactcgttcgccccacggaccatctgaagcatcttcttggtcagttgcaaagtccacgtccgatttttcgtaCTCCCTagaggccgcgaaaacgtccgaaaaatcggccggttggaaaaaataaatgaatgtcATTTACTGACCTTCGCCACAAGTACATTCGAAAACCCTCTGAAGGaatgtcggtacacatattaggcataccgGTGCTCATACTGAGACAGGAGACCCCGGATGCACGCGCGTATACTTAAGGTATACATATTGTgacccgtgacaattgccccttccgaCGCTTGtaatgcttcaccgcagtacgtttgcgtatgcttcaccattTAACATttgtgtactgaggcgaagctaacttgcAAAAACCGGTGTTATCCAACGCATCACgctttccaagcttcgaagccaattgcgaggaccacaaaggcgcagtcggtgccattgctgacagcagcgaattctttcaatgaaaaacaaggcacccaacggcaagaagcttaagagctaacgtcgaagcagctaggtttagcgttgccgcagtggtggctacggctgccagaagaactgcgtgcgagagcgccggttagaGGAGGCGAGGTGATcaaaaacggcagcggtggtggcttcgatgaatgccgtttcggacctgcggtcacggcaaaaagtccggaaaatcggacggggaagggttcttgcgtccaaaattgCAGAGGTTCCGATACtatatggggtacgtggtggtgccgcgaagccatccaaattatcgggcatccggaaagtcggtcgttgactgtacactggaaactcctccagccgacgacagggcgtcaacgacgattcattacgattcctgtctattactcgagccagcattaccgcgactctcgaccctttcaacaaaattaccgctaattttccctgatagaggcacaaattccctgagttatCCCTGAGTTTTCCCAGACTActgaaaatccctgagaattgcTGGTTTTCCCGGTGGGTAGACACCCTGAACAGCGAAAATGACCAAAATAAGTGTTTCAGTCTCCTTGGGGTACATGGTCATCTGTGCTACTTTTGTTTTAACGAGAAACCACAATGACCAGAAATAAAATAGGTGCAAGGGTGGGTATCGGGGTTGGACTGCGCGTCGCCAGCTGGGCTCGGAAGAATGCGACTTGTGAAAGCCATCACAGGCACGCACCAAGACACGAGACAGGACATGTTCAGCACGGTAAGAACTTCTGTCACCCGCGCTGTCATAAATTCCTGATATGCTTCCCCTAATGACGCTGAGCCAGCTTTGAACGAACGCACACTGAGCACTTGACAGTACTGTCCCGCGTCTTAGTGCAACGTACGCGCTTGTTCAAAGCTGTGAAGTACAAAGGCAAGCTCCATCTAAATAAGTCGCGAAGCTGCAAAAGGTCGCGAAGCATGCCAAAACTTATCGGCAGAGATATCAGTTAGTGGTGCACGATTGATGCGTGACTAGGCGAGGGGGATGGGATGGGGGCgacaaacactgaaactagaaaacctatgtgaaaaaaaatgttcgaaaaaAGTTTGAACAGATTACTGTCATACGAGTCATTTTCTATTTCGCAATTCAGTTTTTCGGTCTCGATGACGCCTACCAATCAGTGATTCTGGCGCAAGCATTGGGAAGACTGTGCAAAGCAACTATTACGTCGTTCGGAATGACGTGCTCGTGTACTTGAATGCGGCGGCTTTgtccgagcttttttttttataatttcctTGTGCGTTTGTTTAAAGCGTGGCGTGCACTTCACATAAAATTTCGCGTGACCTAGCGCGCGGCATTCATTGGCGTAGGGTGTGAGTGCAAGTTTTTTTGTTATCGTGTAAGTTCACGCTGCgtctcgtcgtgacgataaatgcggaacgcTCGGCGAAGAAACGTAGCGCTATGTTCGTTCGCCCAACACAGGCTCCGATTGTCTGACGGGCAGCCAAATTAGTAAGTagaatgttttctaaatgataatACGGGGCAATCTTGTCTGATAATTGTTGTATATGAATACATGGTGTCGCGCGGAATTGCGAAAGATTCTGGGAAAAGGTTTCGCATATGTTGCCATACATTACGACTGTCTGCTCGCCATAGTATCTTCCTAAGGAACCTACTGGAGCAACTGCTGTCAATAACAGGATAATTATCTTCACATTAACACATACGCCACTCGTATAGTTTAAGGACACGCTGGCGCTTCAGCCGAGGCGAGTCGCAAGCTCGCCgcagcctcaaaagaaaaatacGCGTAGCTACTGGCGTAGCGGTCGAAATGCCGGACggtaaagaaattcaagcatCCGCGCCAAGCAGCATAAGATCTTGACGTGACTGCCATTTCCAGTTGTGACgtcgctttttatttttttttttttttgcttgctgttagttgtgtcctgcccccccccccccccaccccaccccgaTATGTAGATGGCGACGGCTGGAACGAGCCGCCATTTTCTTCAcatgtgggcttctatggaagcttcgctaccagtttacatatacCTTGATAAAGGCGCAGCTTTTTCGCACAGCGGGATGGATCGGAtttcatgcggacccgcccaGCCGCTCAATTCGTACCGATCGTATGTGGTATCAGCAGGCACcgtcgtttcgtactatcgtctgctcgcgtcagctctcgctcgtgctTATTTTAATTGTAATTGTTtgcgatagtttttttttctttttacaatgaTGAGTCTAAACCGAGACGTCCCGACGGAAAGGTTTTCGGAGACAGTGCGCCATATTCGATTCTGTGCGAGAAGACGGACCCTGATTACAAGGGCGCGGAGGCAACACCCAGTAGCTCATTCTCCTGGTCTTATGAACGCGGCGGCGCCGCAACAGAAGGGACCACATCATCACGATTATGATTGGTGGCAacgacatcgtcatcatcatcataaggcATAACTCAGGTGAAGAACGTAAAAACAGCGCCgatctgtcagcagacgaagAAAAGCACGCAACATCGCGCACCTACACGCAGAGTAAAAGAGAGGAGGCGAGAGTTCATGATGTCACGTGAGTGCCGCAGCGGCTCGTCGCCAGTTGATGTGGCCGATTCACTGAATAAGGTGATACCCGTCTCAAGGGCGCGTGATGACGTACAGGGAATATCACGTGACCTAAGGAAGGCCAGAAGGGAACCAAatcatgtccagccgtgtataaaacattattaatgattaccaaagtaaaTTAAGGTGTACTAAGGAGGATTAGGCTGCATTaaggaagattaaggtggatgaaggaggattcaTGGGAATTACAGTATATAGGCTTTAgccttcgcgtctcttaggcgGTAGCTAAGGACACTGGGGAATTTTACACTGGTAGCCTGCGAAGTATGTAGTGCAACTTACGAACGACAACTTAAATCACAAGCGCGGGTAAAATGGGGTAGCGGCGAAATAACTCTCACCGGGGGTGGTTTCGAAGTGAAGCCGTCGCTGGAGAAGAGCTTCAGCCGAGAAAACGACAGCACACGGCCGTTCCACGAGGAACCGGGATGCGGTGAATCCGGGTGAGAATACTGACCAACTGCACAAGTCCAAGGACGTGCCTCGTACTTCACCACAAACAAACGCAGAAACGCAAAGAAAGACGCCTCTCTCTGGAGGCGGTGAAAAGGCCGAGGACGGTAGCGTCTCGCTCGCACTGACCGCATTCGCTCCCAGTGGAATCCGTGAAGGTGAGCCAGGCCGTGTACTGCAAGTCGTCCACCAAGTTTGTAATCCGAAACGAAGGCGCTGGCTGCATGAACCTGCATGCGAGGGAGATGGTCGAGGCACGGTCATTTTTGACCAACACCGTTATCACGCGATGGGTAGGCAAGCACGTGTCGAAACGAGCAGCTAAAACACCATGATTGCACGATGCCATGCTTAGAAAGTCATGAACCGACAGCAATATACGTGGCTCGTACATAGGTGCTTGTTCCTCGTATCTCAATGACGCGCTGCCTGTAGCCACGAACATGGGCGACTCAATCACCTTGCTTCAACACTGCTCAATCGGTTTCAACTGCATGGATACTTTAGCAAAATGACACGATGATTATCATCCGCGTGATAAATGCCTAGCGTCCCGTGATTACTgtccactgctttttttttttcggaccagCATGTAAACCACGGTGTGATAAGTGAAGGTTCTCGGCAGGATCGCTCATGCGTGGTCGGAACGCTCATGCCAACAACTGAAGGCAGGACGCTGCCCTGTGGAGTGCGATGTTGCAAAGCTTCTTAAAGAGAACCGTTTAGAGTTCGTGCCCTTGCATGACGAGGTGAATCCATATCGTATTTCCGCATAACTGGTATCGCAATAATGAATATTTTAAATGCGCCACGACGCTACAACTACGGCAAACTCCGTAGAAGAAAGCTGCGTCCGCCCGAGCACTACAAGAACGCACACAGCGTGCGTTCCTCTCATCCGCTGCTCTGTGGTAGTACGAGTCAGTACGCGCATACGACCCAGAACAGGCCGCGCCAACACCCATGCCGATCGAGCAGCCGACGGGGAgctccgaataaaaaaaaaagaggacactCGCCTGCCCTGTGTGTGTATCAGCATTTCCATCCTAGGCAGCAGGAACTCGTGCTGGTTGACGAGCGCGACATGGGGAACCTTGGCCGGCAGACTCGGAGCGATCGTGGGCTGATTATCCGCGTCCTTCTTGGCAGGAAACTTTGGCCAACCGCTCCAGTCGTGAACTTCGTCCGGGTGGTCGCTGGGAAGGTCCGCCGGGCGGACGACGTTCGGCTGAATCCAGATGCCCATCTGTGGCTCGCCCGCAGCGAAGGCGGCCCCGGCTGCTACGATGGAGACGGTCGGCGCCTCTTCGATGTCGATGTCCTCCGACTGGGACGCACCGGCCTGTGCGACGTCGCTGCTTCCGCTGTCGCTGCTggaaccgctgctgctgctgtcgtcgctgctggTGCCGTCGTCATCCccgctgctgctgtcgtcgctgctgctgctcgccGACGGCTCGCAGTCGCCGCCCCTCAGCGTGGCGTAGCCGTTGCAAGCGCTCATCCGGCCGTCGTCGTCCCTGGGGAGACCGGCGTTGAGGCCagcggcagcggagccagcagcACGGCCCGACGACGCCATCCTCGAGGCACAAGCGGCGTTTGCGAAGTGCGTCGCAGCGAACGCGATTGCAGCTGGTCTGCGACTGTTCAGTAGCTGCCGTGCGCTGTGCAGTGACTCGTTGTATAGCGTGCTCGGAAAGTGTACCACTCCAGAAGGCCGACGCATGAcgcttttgatgatgatgataatgatgatgatcacccTTAAGTATTTAGCACATTCCCGCTCACGGGGATCAGTTTTCTCTGCCGTACGAGCGTGCCCTGGTTCTTGCCTACAATTTTCTCCTCTCCCTCGAAccgcaggaagcctaaaaactTGTGTCGGAGCTTTCTTTTGTCGTCGCGATATTCTGGAGGAACatgctcccctcccccctcccttaaTCAAATTAGAGAATCACTGGCACGAATCGAGGCTACAATAGCAATGGGCTtggtcaactttttttttttgggggggggggggggggggcgagggtaAGTGATAATGCACCAGAGGGTATATTGCGATGTTTGAATGACTGGTTTTCTGGATATATCTGTCTTCGTCTTCGCTCGCAAACTGCCTCTTTTGGGGCGGCGCGTGGCCTCGCGCTTTTCTTTTCGCGGGCACAAATGCACGCGATGCGACGAGCCACGGGTTCACGGGAGTTGGACCAAGCGTGTTCGACCAAGCCACAGCGGCCGTGGTTCGACATACCAAATCGGCGGCcacattcttaaaaaaaaagcttgcacccTTCGCGGCTCATCTTGgaccacaataatcgtcatctgtcttgcgcaCCTTTGCTTTTATGACGGTATGTATAGTTTGCGGCATGCGCAGGCTCCGCCGCGATTTGAAGATTTGCGCTGGTTCCTGGAAAGAACCTGCAGGATGACGTCAACAATGGCATAGCATAGTGCAATGCGAGGAGGGGGAGCAAACAAGTCTTCTCTCGTGCCGTCAGTGGTGTATCCAGAAAACATTCGTGGGGCCGCAACATTCGTATGGGGACGgattgccagcgaagctgtttaggctgcatacattatgaaatcatACTTTCCTTTAACGGCACCACACTACGCCGACACAAGCGCCGCAACGGTCACCGTACAGCCCATGCGtgtgccgcaaccgctgctgcagccgcgccggcACCTCCGGCGCACGTgacgttataaccacagaagGTCACGTGCCCAGGCGTCGTCGCCACGCACTGTCTCCCCTCTCCCCCAAAGGCTCGGCTGCGCGCGCGCATTCCTGTCCACGATACGGATGCAAGGAAATAATGTGAGGCGAACGAATGATTATACACACTAAGTGACACGACATTTCACATGATTTAATCTATGTGctgcattttattgggcgaataaAAGGACGACACCTTCTATGTTTTTATTAGGTTATTTTACATATTCATTTACTTTTTAATATCACGGGAAAACACGCAATAGGTTTTGTTCTTGTCAAAATTCCTCCTATTTCTTTACCGATCTATCGCGTGTGTTTATTTGATGCCACACCCCCAGTCCTATGTGTATACGCTTCCTGTTATTTTTCTTTCAGTTATCTGTAATCCTCACTCGCACACCACTTTCTCCGTTATATTCTTCAGGAGATGTAAAGTACGGCCTATATTACCCTTTCTCATAACAGGCCAAAGTGCCAGCCATTCTAATAAATTGATTCATTTTTTGGCGTTTGTCCTGGATGTCGACATGATAGTACGGGATAGTTCGTGACGGCGCGTCTTGCTCTTTTTCCAATCGCGCTTTTTGTTTTGTCTCCGGTAATGCATAAACTGGTCTACCTAGCTGATAGCTAGGGTAATCTGCAAGATTCGTGCGCTATTTCCCGCTACCCGCATGCTCGTCACTGGACGCGCAGAAAGGCTGACTCATTCCGTTGTCAGCATGCCGCGATACGCCACGTCATCGGTGGGTCGCGTCGCGTTCGGTCGCTCTCTGAATCGGGAATTCTTTTGTCTATTTCAGGCGTATCATACAGGCCTGATAGTTCTTGGTAGGCGAACTGGTCGGCCTTACAAGAACAGATTCGAATCGTTCCAATTTCTTTTCGAGCTGTAGCGATAGCCTGCCAGCGACTTCCGATTCGAAGATATATGTATGTTCACCAGATCGGCCATTCAATGGCGCCCGATATGAGGGATATCAGCATGTGATATCAGTATGAGGCACTCTTCATTACTGGACGCGCATCAATTGCCGTACATGTCGTGACGGATGTGCTCCCGAGACACGCATATATACGATGCTAAAACTATACCTGCAGCCCCTTATGTATACCTGGCCtttattattcctttttttttttcaaaattaactCAGAATCGATTACGAGAAACAGTCATTCACGGTATGAGCTCAGATGCATGTGAAACTGTGCAAAAGTAGCCTATAAGTTCATTCTTGCAGTCAGCCTGTGTCAAAACTGACACCAATTTGATTCACGATTATTGTTTTGTAACAGACTGTGTAAAG encodes:
- the LOC139057519 gene encoding optomotor-blind protein-like, with amino-acid sequence MRRPSGVVHFPSTLYNESLHSARQLLNSRRPAAIAFAATHFANAACASRMASSGRAAGSAAAGLNAGLPRDDDGRMSACNGYATLRGGDCEPSASSSSDDSSSGDDDGTSSDDSSSSGSSSDSGSSDVAQAGASQSEDIDIEEAPTVSIVAAGAAFAAGEPQMGIWIQPNVVRPADLPSDHPDEVHDWSGWPKFPAKKDADNQPTIAPSLPAKVPHVALVNQHEFLLPRMEMLIHTQGRFMQPAPSFRITNLVDDLQYTAWLTFTDSTGSECVGQYSHPDSPHPGSSWNGRVLSFSRLKLFSSDGFTSKPPPITLTCNNSYRIQVNVGIVEDSGHILSASVVRQFVGAYFVAVTQYSKKSSVERKSELSDENFLQSQCHSHRFCRLPIGSTMYKPYSATLHIMGKGSVTVRFAEAAAIADGPISVLRSHHSAIYGSLSFDAPENALKARMRSIAAFLLVLR